The genomic segment AAGAGGCAACAGGTGGACAGGAATTTTGAACATGCAGCCAAACCTCACGGACTGACCACGAGGCTAATAAATTGTAAGTGCTTGGTGCGGTAACGGCCTGAGACGCAAGGCGGATTAGAGAATGTTAAAAAATGCACTCAAGTAGCATAAGGCAACTAAGGAACAAGGCgacaggactaggattacagaattagaaacaaACAATCACAGCACAAGGCAAGGTACACTATAAACAATGCATGAAATGGAATCACAAAGgtataaaacaatgcagtaaaagcaagatggATACTGACAATAATCTGTTGTAGACTATAATCCTgcaggggccacggctcagtgctagagcgtctgcctggcatgcagaaggtcctagattcaatccctagcatctccagttaaaggatttgtCAGTAAGTGActttaaagacctctgcctgagatcctggagagccacggcgACTTTGattagacagtgctgaccttgagggaccaatggtctgattcaatataaggcagctttatgtgttcctcCTATTCCATTCTAAAGGTGCCATCCTGGACAGTTCAGTTCCACTACAGTTCTCATCCATTTACAAAAAGGCgcttctgaacatttctgttttgcacattctgctaGGTGAGAGCCTCCACTGAGaatgtaaataaatgaagaagaaaGAGAGCTCAGGAGATTAAGTTAATTCAGTCACGTGAATGTAGACTTGATTGTGCCTGAGAAGAAGGTGAGGGGAAGCTGGttaatgattttatgttttaaaatcaGTCAACAGAAATTACTGTAATCCACTCTGAATACAAATGAAAGAAGAAAGGTATAAACTGAAATTTCCTCCGTTGTCCATTGCCTCTTTAGACCTCTTCCTCCCACTCCATAGGATCCTGTTTCTCCATCCGTATGTACTTAATTTACAGTTCTTGCTTCCTATTGTCTTCTGGGCTGGGTTTGGGAGAATCTTTTCGAGGCTGGTCTGTGGCAAGAAAGAAGGCCAAGAAAATAAGCTTCTCACTGAGTCAGACCAGATAAGCCAGAAACAAACATATTATCATGTGACTGCCCAAACTGAAAATGGTGCTTTCTAGACAGCTGACCGATCAACGTTAGCTAAGACGAGGCACCACTTTTTCtcatctatttaaaatatttatacgtcTTGCCTTTCTCATGATTAATTCCGGTCCCAAAATGGGTAACAACAGTATAACAACAATTTGATAAACATTAAAATtacagatataaaaaccaatctaaaagtaccttcccctcccaacagggtATTCTCCCTTTGCCCAGGTTCAGGCTGCCTCCAAAGCGAAATAGCTCACTCTGCAGCCTTGCTAGGAAGGCTGGAGCCGGGAGGCTGTTCCAGAGGCatggggcagccactgaaaaggcctgaGCCCAGACTGTTGTCGAACATGCTTTATGAGGGAACAAAACACTGCAAGGATTGTTAGGTTCTCATTCCTATCTTGTAAAAGAAATTTTATATCATCCTATATCTTTGAAAGCTATCCATATTCCCAGGATGACTTGTGAAGTGCCTGGTTATCTTacagagtccaatgatagacaacaaggaggaggctaagttaaaagcaacagttctttatttagctaaacacagagctggggtgaGTTAACCACAGACAAagcacagggttactcaccaaggaaacaaaggaaggtcagcatcatttatgccattagaatggggcaggcccatagctgcttacaagcagattgatacacaaaagcaccaatacaagttaggtgtctactccacgttaattagcatagcctatagatattgcccgaaggcgtcacttaggaaagagcttgatcttgtgagctaggagacagaaaccacattcctaaagttagaggtaattcaaagacagctttctctctactggtgagaggcagtaccaggcacagaaagtatgatttgttggttcatgggcCCCAGATGCCAacctccccaaagcttccatgtgcgtGCATATGAGCacatagtgttctataccagcctttatatctgggcactacacTTGAGCCATTGGGAATTTATTCAAGATCATTTGCAAGCACAGCGAACAGAGACTAGTCCTAATCCTTCCCCTGACACACCTCTGGCGCTGCCCAATTTTGGTGTAGGGGTTATAATGGAGAGCTCAgttgctatcctaagcagttCCAGAATGGCCTTAGCATTGTTCTGTTGTCTCTAGACCAAGGCCTTTCCCGTGTACTCTTTTTGCTCGTCttgaagttcctgtttctttggtgttttttaaaaagttccacaTGTGCtttactccctctagtggtcgattcaatatAGCAGTAGATTAAATCTAATTTATTTCCCTGCTGAGTAAAGCAGCAGCTTTTTAGTCTTGATAAAATCGGGTGTGATATTGAATGGACCACTAGAGGGAACAAATCATTtgtggaacttttaaaaaacaccgaCGAACCAGGAACTtggagatgaagaaaaagagaatgcagaaaagcccctaGATTCCAATCCAAACATTCGTCCACAATGTCTACCTCAGGGAATGGCTTTGGGCTCTGCCTCCCCATTTCAAGGCCTCAACTCACATAGGCTTGATGCCTCTGATAAGAGCGCCTTCCAGAAACCACAGTGCCGAGCAGGTGAGGGTTTCATGACTTGAGGCGGCTCTGTGCTGATGTGAAAGAAGTTCTGCTCTGCAGGGTTGTAGAGCGGCCATTCTGTCTCACCGACATGTGAAGGGGTGGGATTGCTGTAGAGGAGGCAAAAATATCATGATCCAAGAAGTCAGAGAAGGAACTTGTTCTGTGTAAGGTACACAATATATGTCGTCTGATTATTCACTTACTTAATTTAGATTTCACTtgtctcattgagactcaagatggattacatagTTTAAAAAATGCAGTCAGATCAGTAAAATACATATTCCACTCACATTTGTAATTAGAGTACTGATTTACATTAATTAGATCTGGAAAAGCTTTCATCCCCGTCAACATGTATCCAAGAATCTGGGCCTTGTTAATGGCACCACAAACTATTATGGCTGCCATTTAAGATTCTTTGTAGAGGCGGTGATTCGAGTGACCCTGACTTCTGAAATTAGGCAGGCAATGACCACAGCAAAGGCCTTTTCTGTGGGGAAGCCTAATTTGTGGAATGTCCTTCCCAGAGATATGTGCTAGGTACCAGACAAATTAATTTTCTTCACACCTTTAATGACCAAATTCCTTTTTCTTCATATGCAATGCGatagtttaaaataaaattctgccTCATTATTAAACAACTGCTTTTAGGCTTTCACTAGTTACCTTGGAAGTTTAACATCGAATGGAAAGAACAGAAATGGTATGGTCCAAAAGAACGacataaaagtagggttgccagctctcagttgggaaatacctggagattttgggagtggagcctgaggagggtggggtttgggaaggggagggacctcagcaggatacagtgccatagagtctgccatccatagcatccattttctccaggggaactgatctctattgtctccATATCAGTTGTATtaacgggaaatctccagcccacacctggaggttggcaaccctatgtaaaagtGAGCATGGTGTAATGCTGGATCCACACTAGGATCCAGgaaatccagattcaaatccacaTTCTAGCATTCTAGGGTGAAACTTTGGATTAGACTCTCTCTtcttctgtcagcctaacctacctcacagggttgttgtgagattaaAATGGACAAGGGGAGAACCATATGCACAGccctgagccccttggaggaagggcaggataaagatGTACTAAGTAATAATAAGAAATGTCTCAAATTGACAAATGAATTGAACCAGTGTATATAGGTGAGGTTATTTCTAGTTAACAAATAGGCATTACCTTTCATAGGCAACAGAAACGGGCATGtatttaaaatggatgctagttccTAACACGGTCTGTGAAAAAGAAACCTTAGGGAAGTGCTACCTCCTGTATTTTCTGGGCCGGGGATGGTGAACGTTTACAAGTACAGATCTACAAGTTCTCTTACCCACTTCTGGCAAACTCCGCCCAGTACCGCATCACTCGGGGGATTAGCGCTAACTCGGCCTCTGTATGCGTTTCATTGGTTCCCGGTATTAACGTCAGACTTCCAAAAATGTATGGGACTGTAGATCCATGGATGGACCCCATCCATTCAGGCCAGACAGAGCCAATACTGCGGTGGGTGAAAGTGTAAGCATACACAGGGCTTCCAGTCCTTGCAGTCTCTGTGGCAACTTCATTTGCAGGACATACAAAGAAGTAATCACCCACGGCCTGGGACAAAGCGGAACGATACCGGGCTGGGCCCTCTGGTTCCGCTTCGCTGTATCTCCAAGCAATGGCTTGGATGAAGTCATCGGTGGCATTGGGTACACTCATCTTCAGCCCCTCCAAGAGCTTCTCCCGGGTCAAAAGGCATTCCTTGGATGTACATAAGGAAAGAGCAGTGTCGAAGATAAAGACGGACCCTTCGTCAGAGGTGGTACCAATCATAATAGGTTTAGACTGAAATCGCCTGGGCTCCACCAGTTTCTGTGGGTCATCAGGAAGAAAATCTCCATCTGTTGTTGGTATGAAGGGAAAGTTTAGAACCATCTTGGAATCCACAACTGAGAACATGTATGTTTGAAATTCTTCCACTCCCTTTTCCTGCAAGCACTCCACTATGACACTGCCCTCATCTTCTGTACAGCCCATCAGCTGGGCCAGGGCCAGAGATCTCCTCTTTGCCTCCTCAGGGCTCACCCAAGCCCAGGGTGCAATGGCCGATCCACTCTGCAGCACTGCGTGGTCAAAGAGAGGCTGACTCCCCGGTGAGAGGAGGTGGTAGCTGGCAGATGCTCCTCCAGCACTCTCGCCAAAAATAGTTATCCGCGTAGGGTCTCCTCCAAAGGCAGCTGCATTCTCCCTCACCCACCTCAGGGCCAACTGCTGGTCCAACAGGCCCATGTTTCCTGGGGCGGCTGGTGGTAATGAAAGGAAGCCTAGAGCTCCCAGGCGGTAATTAATGGAGACCACAATGACATTCTCGGTGGCAGCTAAGAATGCCCCATCATATATAACCAAAGACGTTGTGCCAATATAAAATGCCCCGCCATAAATCCAGACAAGGACAGCAGTTGGTGTGGAGGGCTGGGGATTGGGTACCCAGACGTTGAGGAAGAGACAGTCCTCCGAACGGGGCGTGTTGGCAGTCCATGTTTCAGCACCTGGAATGTCTGAAAGAAGTATTTGGGGGCATGAATTGCCATAGTTGGTGGCTTCCAGGATGTGGCTCCATGGCTCATGGGGAACAGGCCTCTGGAAACGCAATTTCCCCACGGGGGGTTCTGCATAGGGGACGCCCAGATAGGCTGTGACTGCTTTTGAGCCAGCTGGGAGATGCTTTCCCCGGATAGGGCCACTGCTGGTGACTACTACAGTATCATGGTGAGCAGGAGACTTggattcctgaagggaaaggaccaGGAAGCTCAAGAACCAAAGGAGGAGACTAGTCATTGCAGCACCTGAAAGAAGAAGCGACAAAAAATATAAGACAAGTATGGCAATAATTCCCTAAAGTCCCGCCTCTCCTCCAGAGCTCTGTACCAATCCTTGCGATTCTGGCCTCATGCCAATCCAACGATTCAGCCAATCAGAGCCCATAGAACTCCAGTGGATGGGACGGGGTCAGCAAGCCTCAGCTTCAAAAGAAGGACAAATTTCTTCCCTTAGACAGGGGTTTTGGTAGCTCTGGATAAGAGTGTTAGTATAGGCAGGTTTTTATTTAGCTTTTAGTTTGGGGTTTGGGTCATCTTAGGGaagaaagctctttttttaatgaaagaaataagcatcctgttaaggGGCCAACATTCCCAACGAACATGTACATGTTCTGTGGAAGGAGCTCTGTGTGTTAAAAGACCAGCCTGGAACCTGGGCAGAATCCCATCAATTGTGGAATTAGATTTAGGGAGCACATAGCTTACGTGCCACCAACCCTTTAATCAAAGCAGGAATCAATGCCGTTGACCTAGCGGAGAGAACAGGCCTACTTGCTTGGAGAGGAGACTGCTGAGATttagtccccccctctcctctttcctgtcATCTGATGCAAGCGGTTCTTTAAGACAGCCAACTCACCCTTCctcttgcctcctcctcctccagcaatgGTCTTTTTCAGCTCTCTGCAGTATCCGTTCACTTATCTGCTACATGTGGAGGGAGCAAGAAAATGGCATTATTTATCTCGAAAGGTATGACTCAGCAGGCTTTATCATACCCAGTGGGAGGATCCTGCATAATATCCACTGGCTGTGACATTACTGCGAAGAGAAAATTGAAACAGATTTTCATGGGTAAGTGGGCGGCCCACAGGGGGAAGAGTGGGGCAGGACAATTCCTGACCAGCCCAGGCTCAGTATTGCCAAAAGTGAGAGAACAAACATGAGAAGGGCTCCGGATAACATGAGAGACCTTTGGCACACTTTTACATAAACAGAAGAAGAATTTGCAGAGGGGCCAAATGTAGCTTGGAGTCAGAACccctgctttggatgcagaagggtATAGGTTCAATTCCTGCCACTTCCACTTGAAGGCAGTCTGggagactctcaaaagcttattcttcggcagaccgacatggctaccctctgcaaCGATCAGCGATGATTATTATTAACACCATTTgtcatccacctttctcactgagtctcaaagTAGATtgcaaaacac from the Euleptes europaea isolate rEulEur1 chromosome 1, rEulEur1.hap1, whole genome shotgun sequence genome contains:
- the LOC130493058 gene encoding acetylcholinesterase-like, whose amino-acid sequence is MTSLLLWFLSFLVLSLQESKSPAHHDTVVVTSSGPIRGKHLPAGSKAVTAYLGVPYAEPPVGKLRFQRPVPHEPWSHILEATNYGNSCPQILLSDIPGAETWTANTPRSEDCLFLNVWVPNPQPSTPTAVLVWIYGGAFYIGTTSLVIYDGAFLAATENVIVVSINYRLGALGFLSLPPAAPGNMGLLDQQLALRWVRENAAAFGGDPTRITIFGESAGGASASYHLLSPGSQPLFDHAVLQSGSAIAPWAWVSPEEAKRRSLALAQLMGCTEDEGSVIVECLQEKGVEEFQTYMFSVVDSKMVLNFPFIPTTDGDFLPDDPQKLVEPRRFQSKPIMIGTTSDEGSVFIFDTALSLCTSKECLLTREKLLEGLKMSVPNATDDFIQAIAWRYSEAEPEGPARYRSALSQAVGDYFFVCPANEVATETARTGSPVYAYTFTHRSIGSVWPEWMGSIHGSTVPYIFGSLTLIPGTNETHTEAELALIPRVMRYWAEFARSGNPTPSHVGETEWPLYNPAEQNFFHISTEPPQVMKPSPARHCGFWKALLSEASSPDQPRKDSPKPSPEDNRKQEL